From the genome of Solidesulfovibrio carbinolicus, one region includes:
- a CDS encoding PAS domain S-box protein — MSPLLTFIRSHLSIKIGIPLAVVLFGCIFVWAGFQVAREERFVQNAGVKEADRVLATARLGLDYAMLLNSREDIRAIVANLGRLPEIREIRIINKAGQVMFTSKGEAPGTRLDTSAAPCQVCHQRTPPAVSPSLEHRLYARETVGGEQILRIVGPIANEPGCAELAGCHFHKDSEQILGVLDIAFSLRESQSLIEEFKENTVYLAALVFGAAILTLFLVIFVLIKRPLSRIEGEARTWAKGKKPVSIDEDRLDEIGQLSRAIHQMGSDLIAKNSQIELQKDLYQDLFEGVPCLVTVQDRNMRLLRFNRSFAEKFNASVGEYCFKAYKNLDAPCPSCPVKKTFETGRSHTTEETGCYKDGTRADWIVTTSPVYDSEGNLVAAMEMCLDITSRKDLELALRRSEKKYFDVFNNVPGAVFVIDRDDLSVLDCNRGAVAMYGLPRGELTKRSLHDLFYDERRDAAMAAVIDGQDVEQARHVTGDGRPFFVSMHTSFSEYAGRRVLLVTVADITKRLEAEQQLIQAGKMATLGEMATGVAHEINQPLCVIQTSVDLVRRHLGRGEAPPLPLLTRLTDLIGNQVDRAARIIGHMREFGRISDHEAELVDVGAIARRSVEFFAEQLALRGIETEFALAENLPPVRIDPNRLEQVMINLLVNARDAIEERAKREPACPRRIVIKATANHDAVKVRLSDTGAGFPKELAAKIFEPFFTTKEIGKGTGLGLSISYGIIKDAGGDIVAAKNAEGGATFYIRLPVAREG; from the coding sequence ATGTCCCCTTTGCTCACTTTCATACGCAGCCATCTGAGCATCAAGATCGGCATCCCGTTGGCCGTGGTGCTGTTTGGCTGCATCTTTGTCTGGGCCGGTTTCCAGGTCGCCCGCGAGGAGCGCTTTGTCCAGAACGCCGGGGTCAAGGAAGCCGACCGGGTCCTGGCCACGGCGCGTCTTGGCCTGGATTACGCCATGCTGCTCAATTCCCGCGAGGACATCCGGGCCATTGTCGCCAACCTCGGCCGGCTGCCCGAGATTCGGGAAATCCGCATCATCAACAAGGCCGGCCAGGTCATGTTCACGAGCAAGGGCGAGGCTCCGGGCACGCGCCTGGACACCTCGGCCGCGCCCTGCCAAGTCTGCCACCAGCGCACGCCGCCGGCCGTGTCACCCAGCCTGGAGCATCGGCTGTATGCCCGGGAGACCGTGGGCGGCGAGCAGATCTTGCGCATCGTCGGCCCCATCGCCAACGAACCGGGCTGCGCCGAGCTGGCCGGCTGCCATTTCCACAAGGACAGCGAACAGATTCTCGGCGTCCTCGACATCGCCTTTTCCCTGCGCGAGAGCCAGTCGCTGATCGAGGAATTCAAAGAGAACACCGTCTATCTGGCCGCCCTGGTTTTCGGCGCGGCCATCCTGACCTTGTTTCTGGTCATTTTCGTGCTCATCAAGCGCCCGCTGTCGCGCATCGAGGGCGAGGCCCGGACCTGGGCCAAGGGCAAGAAACCGGTCAGCATCGACGAGGACCGCCTTGACGAGATCGGCCAGCTCTCCCGGGCCATCCATCAGATGGGCAGCGACCTCATCGCCAAGAACAGCCAGATCGAGCTGCAAAAGGATCTGTATCAGGACCTTTTCGAGGGCGTGCCGTGTCTGGTGACCGTCCAGGACCGCAATATGCGTCTGCTGCGCTTCAACCGGTCCTTTGCCGAGAAGTTCAACGCCTCGGTGGGCGAATACTGCTTCAAGGCCTACAAGAACCTGGACGCGCCGTGCCCGTCCTGTCCGGTCAAAAAGACCTTCGAGACGGGCCGTTCCCACACCACCGAGGAGACCGGCTGCTACAAGGACGGCACGCGGGCCGACTGGATCGTTACCACCTCGCCGGTCTACGACTCCGAGGGCAACCTCGTGGCGGCCATGGAGATGTGTCTGGACATCACCTCGCGAAAGGATCTGGAGCTGGCGCTTAGGCGGTCGGAGAAGAAGTATTTCGACGTGTTCAACAACGTGCCCGGCGCGGTGTTCGTCATCGACCGCGACGACCTGTCGGTGCTGGACTGCAACCGGGGGGCGGTGGCCATGTACGGGCTGCCGCGCGGCGAGCTGACCAAGCGCTCGCTGCACGACCTGTTTTACGACGAACGCCGCGACGCGGCCATGGCCGCGGTCATCGACGGTCAGGACGTGGAGCAGGCCCGCCATGTCACGGGCGACGGCCGGCCGTTTTTCGTGTCCATGCACACTTCGTTTTCCGAATACGCCGGCCGGCGGGTGCTGCTCGTCACCGTAGCCGACATCACCAAACGCCTGGAGGCCGAACAGCAGCTCATCCAGGCCGGCAAGATGGCGACCTTGGGCGAAATGGCCACGGGCGTGGCCCATGAGATCAACCAGCCCCTGTGCGTCATCCAGACCAGCGTCGATCTGGTGCGCCGCCACCTTGGCCGGGGCGAGGCTCCGCCGTTGCCGCTGCTCACACGCTTAACCGACCTTATCGGCAATCAGGTGGACCGGGCGGCCCGGATCATCGGGCATATGCGGGAATTCGGGCGCATATCCGACCATGAGGCGGAGTTGGTGGACGTGGGGGCCATTGCCCGGCGCTCGGTGGAATTTTTCGCCGAGCAGCTGGCCCTTCGCGGCATCGAGACGGAGTTCGCCCTGGCCGAGAACCTGCCGCCGGTGCGCATCGATCCCAACCGGCTGGAGCAGGTGATGATCAATCTGCTGGTCAACGCCCGGGACGCCATCGAGGAGCGGGCCAAGCGGGAGCCGGCCTGTCCCCGGCGCATCGTCATCAAGGCCACGGCCAACCACGACGCGGTCAAGGTGCGCCTGTCGGACACGGGCGCGGGTTTCCCCAAGGAACTGGCGGCCAAGATCTTCGAGCCGTTTTTCACCACCAAGGAGATCGGCAAGGGCACGGGCCTGGGGCTTTCCATCAGTTACGGCATCATAAAAGACGCCGGCGGCGACATCGTGGCCGCCAAAAACGCCGAGGGCGGCGCGACCTTCTACATCCGGCTGCCGGTGGCGAGGGAGGGGTAG
- a CDS encoding glycosyltransferase family 39 protein, translated as MDNPLIGSGRETSRDLLLLGLIVAVGFVLRFAELGTPGLIRDEALVLIAAEHGPLYIWLRALTTDAHPPYFYYIVKALLFMGHSDFALRLFPAAAGTLSVYLLYRLGRRLFDPGTSLIAAALLAAYPLHLQMSRLLRPHPFIVCLTILAMAWLLDFIRDPSRRNLIRLAVLNAALLLFHFNTLLIVGTEAACLLAVLPFASREAVLRRYLPFLGITGLSLLLDLPLLLLRLGKFPGFDLNLSMAWTLTRSVVNLDKMLAFFPLPWVNIVGWALFAVGVVSLFRTRRLAGLYLGAFIVLPLGVLVLAKYGLFYEPWHIAFIIPALLLFCARGARALLPRQGAVQLAAALVPCLAAVLLFTVRHETLYAMNSSIFGYEECYKKMAIHLQPFLKSPSAVLFNESFERNFVNWYLRQFTSTDLARNRILPTDPVVTTTLVANGPIYSDQDHPEAVRQAADKLLADCGARTAVDALSCATITAWDIARRPGAVIDALPYKDSFDAYAPDFLRTVYQAENVQILLSPLAHTIAPAAYDQPGRFTVRFENKTRAKASDMALDMVLRRSGKGHVFQVFCAYDDEEPRLVFDLPPDWTADTARIRLQRRKPFQHLSVTVAMADPESNVSFYGVSDSIRFEKMDVAVSEPDEALDADVAVDMEQIGEIETVPEGRYRWGFGPQSAMRFHLERPEPMRLELACNNPIPGQTMEILVNGVVLAKVGPLAAQPWLAQTTPVRLDFAGQAGDNTVTLRYGAYNHQEPAAPGGTFAPDDGRRLALAFTTLKLSRAGEQQDSFVVLAR; from the coding sequence CGTCAAGGCGCTGCTGTTCATGGGGCACTCGGACTTCGCCTTGCGCCTGTTTCCGGCCGCGGCCGGCACGCTGTCCGTCTATCTGCTCTATCGCCTGGGCCGGCGTCTGTTCGATCCGGGCACGTCCCTCATCGCGGCCGCCCTGCTGGCCGCCTATCCGCTGCATCTGCAGATGTCGCGGCTGCTGCGTCCCCATCCGTTCATCGTCTGCCTGACCATTCTGGCCATGGCCTGGCTCCTGGATTTTATCCGCGACCCCAGCCGCCGCAACCTGATCCGGCTGGCCGTGCTCAATGCCGCCTTGCTGCTGTTTCATTTCAACACGCTGCTGATTGTCGGCACGGAAGCGGCCTGCCTGCTCGCGGTTCTCCCGTTTGCTTCCCGAGAGGCCGTCTTGCGGCGTTATCTGCCGTTTTTGGGGATCACCGGGCTTTCGCTCCTGCTGGACCTGCCCTTGCTGCTTTTGCGTCTGGGCAAATTCCCCGGCTTTGACCTCAATCTGTCCATGGCCTGGACCCTGACCCGAAGCGTGGTCAACCTCGACAAGATGCTGGCGTTTTTCCCCTTGCCCTGGGTGAACATTGTCGGCTGGGCGCTGTTCGCCGTCGGCGTGGTTTCCCTGTTTCGCACCCGCCGTCTGGCCGGGCTGTATCTTGGGGCGTTTATCGTCCTGCCCCTTGGCGTACTGGTTCTGGCCAAGTACGGTCTGTTCTACGAGCCTTGGCATATTGCCTTTATTATTCCGGCCTTATTGCTTTTTTGCGCCAGAGGGGCGAGGGCGCTCCTGCCGCGCCAGGGCGCGGTCCAGCTTGCGGCGGCGCTCGTCCCGTGCCTGGCGGCCGTGTTGCTCTTTACAGTCCGGCACGAAACCCTTTACGCCATGAATTCTTCCATCTTCGGTTACGAAGAGTGCTACAAGAAGATGGCCATCCATCTGCAGCCGTTTCTCAAATCGCCCTCGGCCGTCTTGTTCAATGAAAGTTTCGAGCGCAACTTCGTCAACTGGTATCTGCGGCAGTTCACCTCCACCGATCTCGCCCGCAATCGTATCCTGCCGACGGACCCGGTCGTTACGACGACGCTTGTGGCCAATGGGCCGATCTACAGCGACCAGGACCACCCCGAGGCGGTTCGCCAGGCCGCGGACAAGCTGCTCGCCGACTGCGGCGCGCGAACCGCCGTTGATGCTTTGTCCTGCGCGACCATCACCGCCTGGGACATTGCCCGCCGACCCGGTGCCGTCATCGACGCGCTGCCCTATAAAGACTCGTTTGACGCCTATGCCCCGGATTTCCTGCGCACGGTTTACCAAGCCGAAAACGTGCAAATCCTTTTATCCCCCTTGGCCCACACCATCGCCCCGGCGGCCTACGACCAACCGGGACGCTTTACCGTGCGGTTCGAGAACAAAACCCGGGCCAAGGCCAGCGACATGGCCTTGGACATGGTGCTGCGCCGCTCCGGGAAGGGGCATGTCTTTCAGGTTTTTTGCGCCTATGACGACGAGGAGCCCCGGTTGGTGTTCGATCTGCCGCCGGACTGGACGGCGGATACGGCGCGCATCCGTTTGCAGCGGCGCAAGCCCTTCCAGCATCTCTCCGTGACGGTGGCCATGGCCGATCCAGAAAGCAATGTTTCCTTTTACGGCGTAAGCGACAGCATTCGCTTCGAGAAAATGGATGTGGCCGTTTCCGAGCCCGATGAGGCCCTGGATGCGGACGTTGCCGTGGACATGGAGCAGATCGGCGAGATCGAAACCGTGCCGGAGGGCCGATACCGCTGGGGGTTCGGGCCGCAAAGCGCCATGCGGTTTCATCTGGAGCGCCCGGAACCGATGCGTCTGGAGCTGGCCTGCAACAATCCCATCCCCGGCCAGACCATGGAGATACTGGTCAATGGCGTCGTTCTGGCCAAAGTCGGGCCGTTGGCGGCCCAACCCTGGCTGGCGCAGACCACGCCCGTGCGTTTGGACTTCGCCGGACAGGCCGGGGACAATACGGTGACGCTGCGTTACGGGGCGTACAACCATCAGGAACCGGCCGCGCCGGGGGGCACGTTTGCACCCGACGACGGGCGTCGCCTGGCCCTGGCCTTTACCACGCTCAAGCTCTCCCGCGCCGGGGAACAACAGGATTCCTTCGTCGTGCTGGCGCGCTGA